The Variovorax sp. S12S4 genome includes the window CTGTCGATCGGCAGCAGCGTGGCGCCGCCTTCGCGCACAGTGCGCATGAAAAGCTCGCCGCCAACGACCAGCGCCTCTTTATTGGCCAGAAGAAGCCGCTTGCCGGCGCGCGCGGCAGCCAGGCACGGCCCGAGGCCCGCAGCGCCCACGATGGCGGCCATGACGGCATCGACCTCTTCGTGAGATGCTATCTTTTCTATAGCATCAGGACCGCTCAGGACTCTCGTCGGGAGATTGTTCCGTTCGAGCTTCTCCGCCAGCAAGTCCGCATGCGGCGCACTGGCCATGACCGCGAAACGGGGCGAAAACCGCGCGCATTGCGCCAGCAACTCGTCGACCTTGGTCGCTGCGGAGAGTGCAAAAACCTCGAAGCGCTCGGGGTGCCGGGAAATGACGTCGAGCGTGCTGACCCCGACCGAGCCGGTCGAGCCCAGCACCGTGATGCGTTGTTTGGGTGTGTTCACAAGGAAGCCAGCATCATTGCGATGGGAAGCGCAGGCAAGAGGGCATCCACGCGGTCGAGCACGCCGCCGTGGCCCGGCAGCAGGCGGCTGCTGTCCTTCGCGCCGGCACTGCGCTTGATCAGCGATTCGACCAGGTCGCCGACCACGCTCATCGCGGCTAGGAACACCACGCCCACGAGCAGCAGCCACCAGCCGCGCTCATGCAGCCGGGTGTAGAGGCTTGCCACCGTTGCCCCGGCTGCCCTGTCGGCCCAGACCCACGCAAAGGCCAGCACCACCACGCCCGCCATGCCGCCCCACACGCCTTCCCAGCTCTTGCCGGGGCTGATGGCGGGTGCGAGCTTGCCGCGGGTGAACTTGAGGCCGAAGGCGCGTCCCGCGAAATAGGCGAAGACGTCGGCCACCCAGACCAGCACAAGAATGGAAAGCAGAAAGTTGATGCCGACCATGCGCGCCTGCACGGCCGCGAGCCACGCCACCCAGAGCGCCAGCAACCCGCCAACCAGCCGCAGGCCGCGCGGAATCCGGGGCCAGCCCGGCACCGCGACGCGCAGCAACGCGGCGCCACCAAGCACCCAGGCCGCGCTGGCCAGCAGCCACATGAGCATGAGTGGCCGCTCGAGCAACCCGAGCCACCACGACAACGCGCAAAGCGCCACCGTTTCCAGGCCAAGGAACACCGACAGTTGCTGCCCGTATCCGTTGAGGCGGCCCCATTCCCAGGCTGCGGCACCGATCAGCACCAGCATGACGCAGGCAAAAGGAACGTGCGACGGATAGAAGAGCGCCGGCAGCAAGATCGCCAGCAGGACGATGGCCGTGAGGATGCGTTGTTTGAGCATGCGGCGGTATTTCGGGCCGTTGAAGGCCGTCAGGCCAACTGGCGATCTGAGGTGGAATCGCTGCCGGCCGTGACCTGCGCGGAAGTCTTGCCGAAACGGCGCTCGCGAACCTGGAATGCGGCAATTCCCGCGTCCAGCTCGGCTTCGTCGAACTCCGGCCACAGCTTGTTGCTGAAGAAAAGCTCCGCATAGGCGCTTTGCCACAGCAGGAAGTTCGACAGGCGCTGCTCGCCGCCGGTGCGAATGAGCAGGTCGGGGTCGGGCACATGGGCCAGGGCCATGGCGCGATCGAGGTTGGCTTCGGTAAGCGGCTCGCCCTGCTCCGCCAGCTTGGCGGCCGCGCGTGCAATGTCCCACCGGCCACCGTAGTTGAAGCAGACGTTGAGAACGAGCTTGGTGTTCTGCGCGGTTGCCTCTTCGGCATCGACCAGGCCTTGCACCATTTTCTTGGAGAGCCCGGCCCGTTCGCCGACGAAGTGCAGCCGCACGCCGTCGCGGCTCAACTTTGGCACCTCGCGCGCGAGCGCGCCGACCATGATTTCCATGAGCCCCGAAACCTCTTCAGGCGGCCGGTTCCAGTTTTCGGACGAGAACGCGAACACCGTGAGAACGCCCACGCTGCGGTCGACACAGGCCCTGACGCATCGGCGCAGCGACTCGACGCCCTGCTTGTGGCCTGCCACGCGAGGCAGGAATCGCCGCGTGGCCCAGCGTCCGTTGCCATCCATGACGATGGCAATGTGGTGGGGAATCTGCGGCAAAGACGAGGCCATGCGCAGCCTCAAACGGCCATGATCTCCGCTTCCTTGGCCGCGACCAGCCGGTCGATTTCCGCAATGTGGCGGTCGGTGACCTTCTGGATCTCGGCCTCGGCGCGCTTCTGGTCGTCCTCGGAGGCAAGCTTTTCCTTGACCAGCTTCTTGACCGCTTCGTTAGCGTCGCGGCGCAGGTTGCGCGTGGCGATCTTGGCGCTTTCGCCTTCGTTGCGGACCAGCTTGGTCATTTCCTTGCGGCGCTCTTCGCTCATTGCGGGAAGCGGCACGCGGATCAGGTCGCCCATCGACGCCGGGTTCAGGCCCAGGTCGCTTTCGCGGATGGCCTTTTCGATCTTGGCGCCCATGCCCTTTTCCCAGGGCTGGACGCTGATGGTGCGCGAGTCGAGCACCGACACGTTGGCCACCTGGCTCAGGGGAACCTGCGAGCCGTAGTACTCCACATGGATGGAGTCGAGCAGCGCGGAGTTGGCGCGGCCGGTACGGATCTTGGTGAGGTTGTTCTGGAACGCAGCCAGCGACTGGTTCATCTTCGCATCGGTCGTGCTGCGAATTTCTGCAATGGTAGGGGTCGTCATCTCAATACTCCTCAGGCATGCACCAGCGTGCCTTCGTCCTCGCCCATGACGACGCGCTTGAGTGCGCCGTTCTTGAAGATCGAGAACACCTTGATCGGCAGCTTCTGGTCGCGGCACAGCGCAAAGGCCGTCGCGTCCATGATGCCGAGATTTTGCGCGATTGCCTCGTCGAAGGTGAGCGTGGAATAGCGCGTTGCATCCGGATGGGTCTTGGGGTCGGCGGAGTAGACCCCGTCGACCTTGGTCGCCTTGAGCACCAGCTCGGCGCCGATTTCCGCACCGCGCAGTGCGGCGGCCGTGTCGGTGGTGAAGAACGGATTGCCGGTACCCGCGGCAAACACCACGACCTTGCCTTCTTCGAGATACTGCAGCGCCTTGGGCCGCACGTAGGGCTCGACCACCTGCTCGATGGCAATGGCGGACATCACGCGCGCCACAAGCCCTTGCTTGTTCATGGCATCGGCCAGCGCCAGCGAATTCATCACGGTGGCCAGCATGCCCATGTAGTCGGCCGTGGCGCGGTCCATTCCGACCGAACCTCCCGCGACGCCGCGGAAGATGTTGCCGCCGCCAATGACGACGGCGACTTCCACGCCCATGTTCACCACTTCGGCCACCTCTTCGACCATGCGGACGATGGTCGCACGGTTAATACCAAAGGCATCGTCTCCCATTAACGCCTCACCCGACAGCTTCAACAAGATTCGCTTGTGGGCTGGACGGGGATCAGACATGGGCAATTTCCTTACTTGGGTTGGCGGGGGCGAGTGTAGAACGAGGCGGTGAAAAAGCGGCGGCACACGCACGTGCGCCGTCGCTTTGGGGCGTAACAGTTTTTACGCGGCGGCCTTGGCGGCAGCAACTTGCGCCGCCACTTCGGCTGCGAAGTCGTCGACCTTCTTTTCGATGCCTTCGCCAACCACGTAAAGGGTGAAGCCCTTGATGGTGGTATTGGCGGCCTTGAGCATCTGCTCGACGGTCTGCTTGTCGTTCTTCACGAAGGGCTGGTTGTGCAGCGAGACTTCCTTCAGGTACTTCTGCACGCCGCCTTCAATGCGCTTGGCAACGATGTCGTCCGGCTGCGGCTTCTTGCCTTCGGCTTCAGCGGTCTTGCGGTCTTCATCGGCCTTGCCCTTGGCAACGGCGCGCTCTTTCTCGATCAGGTCGGCAGGCACGTCGGCGGCCGAAATAGCGACCGGCTTCATGGCGGCGATGTGCATTGCCACGTCCTTGGCCGACGTTTCGTCGCCCTCGAACTCGACCATTACGCCGATGCGCGTGCCGTGCAGGTACGAAGCCAGCTTGCCGTTGCCGGCAAAGTGCTTGAAGCGGCGGAAGCTCATGTTCTCGCCGATCTTGCCGATCAGGCCCTTGCGCACGTCTTCGAGCGTGGGACCGAAGCCGTCCTGCTCATAGGGCAGCGCGCCGAGCGCAGCGATGTCGGCGGGGTTGTTCTTGGCGACCAGCATCGCCGCAGCGTTGGCCATGGCCAGGAAGCTGTCGTTCTTGGTGACGAAGTCGGTTTCGCAGTTGATTTCGATCATGCCGCCGGCCGAGCCTTCGACAAACGCCGTGACCACGCCTTCGGCGGTGATGCGGCCCGAAGCCTTGCCAGCCTTGTTGCCGAGCTTGATGCGCAGCAGCTCTTCGGCCTTTTCCATGTTGCCGTCGGCCTCTGTCAGGGCCTTCTTGCATTCCATCATGGGCGCGTCGGTCTTTGCGCGCAGTTCGCCGACCATGCTTGCGGTGATTGCAGCCATTGTTCTATCTCCGTGTCCAAAAAATCAGATTAAAAAAAAGGGGCACCAAAGCCCCTTCTTCAGGCGCGTGAGAGCACTCGATCAGGCCGAGGCGCCCTCTTCGACTTCGACGAATTCGTCGCTGCCTTCGGCGATGGCCTTGACCACGTCACCGGTGGCGCTGTTGCGGCCTTCGATGATCGCATCGGCGATGCCGCGGGCGTACAGCGTGACGGCCTTCGACGAGTCGTCGTTGCCGGGAATGACGTAGTCGATGCCTTCGGGCGAGTGGTTGGAGTCCACCACGCCGATCAGCGGAATGCCGAGCTTCTTGGCTTCTGCCACGGCGATCTTGTGGAAGCCCACGTCGATCACGAAGATGGCGTCGGGCAGCGCGGTCATGTCCTGGATGCCGCCGATGTCCTTTTCGAGTTTCTCGATTTCACGGGTGAACGTGAGTTGCTCTTTCTTGCTCAGGCTTTCGAGGCCAGCTTCTTGCTGGGCCTTCATGTCCTTCAGGCGCTTGATCGAGGTCTTGACCGTCTTGAAGTTGGTCAGCATGCCGCCGAGCCAGCGGGTGTCGACAAAAGGCACGCCGGCGCGGCGGGCTTCGGCAGCCACGATTTCACGGGCCTGGCGCTTGGTGCCGACCATGAGGATGGTGCCGCGGTTGGCGGTGAGCTGCCTGGCGTACTTCATCGCGTCCTGGAACATCGGGAGCGACTTTTCCAGGTTGATGATGTGGATCTTGTTGCGATGGCCGAAGATGAACGGGGCCATCTTGGGGTTCCAGAAGCGGGTTTGGTGACCGAAGTGGACACCGGCTTCCAGCATTTCGCGCATGGTGGTCGACATTGAAAATTACTCCAAAGGTTGGGTCTAAAATCCAGCCCGTTTTGCGCCTCCTTCGAATGGAGTCACAACACCTTGATTGGGCCGGTTTGCGAATGTGTCTGGCTGGGCGCGGCGAGAGCCGTCGCATGATCAGCGAAACCCAACGAGTATAGCACGGCCTGCCCGTCCTTCCCCCTTGTCCACCCCCGGAACCGAGCCGTCCGCGCCCTCGCAGCCCACCCATGAACGACCTTCACGCCGCCCGTTTGAACCTTCTGGCGGGCGGCAGCGATGCACGCACCGAAATGGAGCGCGCCATCGAGATTTCCGAATCCCCGGTGTGCAACCACGTTTTCACCCGCACGCTGTTCGACGAAGCGCGCCGGCAAGCCGACCGGCCGGCGCTGCAAAGCAGGCTCTCCGGGCTTGCATTCACCGCCAAGGACCTGTTCGACATCGAAGGACAGCCCACTCCCGCGGGCTCCGTGGTGCTTTCGCACGCCCCGGCCGCCAAGGCGGATGCCGTGGCCGTGGCGCGGCTGCGCGCCGCGGGCGGCGTGCTGACCGGCCGCACCAACATGACCGAGTTTGCTTTCTCGGGCGTGGGCGTCAACCCGCATCACGGCACCCCGGCCAATGTGAGCGACTCGGCCACGCCGCGCATTCCGGGAGGCTCTTCTTCCGGCGCCGCCATTTCGGTTGCCACCGGCGCGGCGTTCATCGGGCTGGGTTCCGACACCGGCGGCTCTATCCGCATTCCCGCGGCGCTGAACGGCATCGTGGGCTTCAAGAGCACCGCCCGACTCGTTCCGGCCGACGGCGCCCTGCCGCTGTCGACCACCCTGGACACCGTTTGCGCCATGACGCGATCGGTGCGGGATGCCGTCACCGCGCACGAAATCCTCGCGGCGCGCCGCGTGACTGCCGGCGCAGCCGCTCTGGGCGCATACCGGCTGGCCGTGGTGAAGAACGTGTTTTTCGACGACATCGAGCCCGCCGTGGCCCGCGCCTTCGAAGGCGCGCTGCGGGCACTGCGCGCCGCCGGGGCCCAGATCGAAGAAATCGAGCTGCCGGAATTGGCACAGCTGCAGGCCATCAACGCCACCGGCGGCTTTTCGGCGGCCGAGTCTTATGCCTGGCACCGGCTGTTGCTGGAACGCAGCGGCGCCGGCTACGACCCGCGCGTTGCGCAGCGCATTCTCAAAGGCGCCGGCATGAAGGCGCACGAATACATCGACCTCCTGAATGCCCGGCACGCGTGGATTGCCCGCGTCGAAGCGGCGCTCGCGCCCTACGACGCCGTGCTGTCGCCGACCGTGCCGATCACCGCGCCTCCCATCGCGAGCGTGGCGCCGGGCGCCGAGCACGACGACGAGTTCTTTCGCATCAACGCACTGCTGCTGCGCAATCCGTCGATCGTCAACATGCTCGACGGCTGCGCCATTTCGCTGCCCTGCCATGCCGCCGGCGAGTTGCCCGTCGGCCTGATGCTGTGGCACGCCGCACTGCACGACGACGCCGTTCTCGCGATTGCCTTACAAACGGAACACGCACTGCGAAGACAATAGGCTGCACGCCTACCGACGGGCGTCAGCCATCTCTTCTTACTCAAGCATTCAATGAAAATCGCGATCGTGGGCGCCGGCATCATCGGCGTCACCACCGCCTGGGAACTGGCTTCGGACGGCCATGAAGTGTCTGTGTTCGAGCGCCGCGGCGCAGCGGCCGAGGAAGCCAGTTTTGCGAATGCGGGCGTGGTCGCACCGGGTTATGTAACGCCCTGGGCCGCACCGGGCATGCGCGCCAAGGTGCTGCGTTCGCTGCTTTCCTCCCACGGCGCCATCAAGCTGCGCTGGCCGCTGAATTCACGCGATATCGGTTGGATGTCGCGCTGGCAGAAGGCCTGCAAGCTCGAAACCTACCTGGCCAACCGCGCCCGCATGCAGCGGCTGGCGTTCTACAGCCGCACCCGCCTGCACGCGGTGACCGAGGCGCGCGAACTCAGCTACGAGCGCAGCGACGGCTACCTTGTGCTGCTGCGCTCCAAGCGCGAGAAAAAGCTGGTGCAGCCCGGCCTCGACGTGTTGCGAGCGGCGGGCAGTGTCTTTCGCGAAGTCGACGCCGACGAGGCCCGGCGCATCGAACCCGCGCTCAGCACCGACACCGCGCTTGCAGGCGCCATTTACCTGCCCGAGGACGAAGTGGCCAACTGCCGCCAGTTCGCGCTGCTGCTCAAGTGGGAGGCCGAGGCACTCGGCGCCCAGTTCCATTTCAACTGCGACATCGCGCCGCTGAGCCGCGCCGACCCCACTTCCGTTTCGCTCGCAAGCGGTTCCCCACCGCTGCGGTTCGATGCCGTGGTGGTGTGCGCCGGGCTGGCCTCGGCTGCGCTCGTGCGGCCGCTCGGGCTTCGGATTCCGCTCGCACCCATCTACGGCCACTCCATCAGCGCGCCGATTCGCGAATCGCTCAACGCGCCGCGCAGCGCGGTGATGGACGAGCGCTACAAGGTCGCGATCTCGCGGCTGGGCCAGCGCGTGCGCGTGGCCGGGAGCGCCGAAATCGGCGGGTCGCTCAGCACGATGAACCCGTCCGCGGTCCAAACGCTCTACAAGGTGCTGCACGACTGGTTTCCCGGCGCGGTCACGCTGCAGTCGGGCGTGCAGCAATGGAAAGGCGCGCGGCCGATGCTGCCCGACGGCCCTCCGGTACTCGGCGCCAGCGGCGTGCCGGGCGTCTGGCTCAACCTGGGCCACGGCTCGAGCGGCTGGGCGCTGTCGTGCGGCAGTGCGCGGGTGGTGGCCGACCTGATCGGGGGCCGCGATGCCGGAGTCGACCTCGAGGGCCTGGGCGTCGAGCGGCTCCATCTTTCCTAAAGCTTCCACAGCACTCCTGCCTGGGCACATGGGCGGCAAAATGGCCTGATGCAACGCATCACGTCCGACACCGTCGCCGACCTTTTCGATATTGCGGCAACGCGGCGCATCGAGCAGGCCGCCGCAGCCGCCCTGCCCGGCCACACGCTGATGCATCGCGCCGGCCTTGCCGTGGCGCGGCTGGCCATGGCGGTCGCGCCGCATGCACGCACCGTATGGATCGCCTGCGGGCCGGGAAACAATGGCGGCGACGGTTTTGAAGCGGCCGCGCAGCTGCAGCACCGGGGCTTTTTGCCGATCGTCACGTTCGCCGGTGATGAAAGTCGTCTGCCGCCAGACGCGAAGGCATCGCTGCAGCGGGCCAGGGATGCTGGCGTGATCTTCTCGCCGAAGCCGCCCGCCGCCTATGGATTGGCCATCGATGCGCTGCTCGGCATTGGCGCCACCCGCCCCGTCGAGAATGCCATGGCCGAATGGCTGCGGCAGATGCATGCGACGACGCAACCGGTACTGAGTGTCGACGTGCCGTCCGGGTTGAACGCGGACACCGGCGTTTCGAGCATCGCCCCTCATTCGGGTGCCGCATCGCCCCGCTTCTGCGTCACCTTCCTGACCCTGAAGCCAGGCCTTTTCACCGCGCAAGGCCGCGATGCCGCGGGCACAGTCTGGTTCGACGACCTGGGTTGCGGCGCCGGCATCGCTGAACAGCCCGCCGCGCGCCTTGCGGGCCGGCCGACGGCCCCGCCACGCAGCCACGCATCGCACAAAGGCAGCTATGGCGATGTTGCGGTGATCGGCGGCGCACCCGGCATGGCCGGCGCCGCGCTGCTGGCCGGATCTGCTGCGCTGCATGCGGGCGCCGGTCGCGTGTTCGTCGGGCTGCTCGACCCGAGTGCGGCTCCTGTCGACCTTGCACAGCCCGAGCTGATGCTGCGAGACGCCGATGCGCTCGATCTTTCAGGCATGACAGCGGTCTGCGGGTGCGGCGGAGGCGCCGATGTGCGCGCGGTGCTGCCACGCGTGCTGGCGACAGCGGCTGCACTGGTGCTCGATGCCGATGCATTGAACGCCATAGCGGGCGACAGCGCATTGCAGGCGCAACTGGCATCACGCAGCCGACGCGGAAAGCCGACCGTCATCACACCGCATCCGCTCGAAGCCGCGCGCCTGCTGGATTGCACGGCCGCCGACATTCAAGCCGATCGGCTGGCAGCAGCCGGCGAACTGGCATCGCGCTATGGCGCAGTTGCCGTACTCAAAGGCTCGGGAACGGTCATCGCCGACAACAGCGGCGCGCCGCCCGTGATCAACCCGACCGGCAATGCCGCGCTCGCAACCGCCGGCACGGGCGACGTGCTGGCCGGGATGATCGGCGCCGCGATGGCGTCAAAACAGTCGCCATTCGAGGCTGCGCAAAGCGCCGTCTGGCGCCATGGCCACATTGCCGACACCTGGCCGGCCGATGCAACCCCGCTCACGGCCGGGGCACTGGCGCGCCAGGCACCCGGCTGACGAGCTTCTAGCCGCGCCCGACGAAGGGCATCTTCGTCGCCATCACGGTGTGGAACAGCACGTTGGCTTCCAGCGGCAGGTTTGCCATGTAGAGCACCGACTGCCCGACGATCTTGACGTCCATCAGCGGCTCGATCGCCAGTTCGCCGTTGGCTTGCGGCACGCCCTTGGCCATGCGCGCTGCCAGTTCGGTCATGGCATTGCCCACATCGATCTGGCCGACTGCGATGTCGTACTTGCGCCCGTCGAGCGACGCGGTCTTGGTGAGGCCCTCGACCGCATGCTTGGTCGCGGTGTAGGCTGGCGAATTCGGCCGAGGGGCCGTTGCCGAAATGGAGCCGTTGTTGATGATGCGGCCACCGCGCGGGGTCTGCGCCTTCATCGTGCGGAACGCCTGCTGGATGCAGAAGAACATGCCGTTCAGGTTGATGTCGACCACACCGCGCCATTGCTCCGGCGTCCAGTCTTCGAACGGACCCGGCGGGTTGCCCACGCCGGCATTGTTGAACAGCAGATCGACGCGGCCGAAGCGCTCGACCACGGCCGCGAACAGCGCCTGCACCGATTCGGCATTGGCCACGTCGGTGGGCACCGCAAAGGCCCGCGCACCGGCGCCGGACTCTTCCGCCACCTGCTCCAGCGGCTCGGGGCGGCGCCCCGCCAGCGCCACGCTCCAGCCGTCGGCCAGCAATGCCAGCGCCGCGGCGCGTCCGATGCCCGAGCCGGCACCCGTGACGATTGCGATGCGGCCCTTGTTGTTTTCCACGCTCATGCTCAGTGTCTCCTTCTCAGCTTGTCTGTATTGCTTGTGTATGGGTGCGATGCGTTGTGCGTCATGTGCGACGCGGTGGCTTGCGGCCCTTCATCTTGTTTGCGGCCTTCTTCACCGCCGACTTGAAGGCCTGCATTGCCGATTGGGGCCCGGGAGCCGCAGTTACCGCGCGATCGGTGCGCTGCTCAGGGGCCGCTTCGGCCTTGTGGCGCGAGCTGCGCTTGGCTGACGCCTTGACCGGCACGCCGGCCGAGTTCACGCCCTTGTCCTTCATGGCACGCGCCGTGAGCTCTTCACCCTCGCGCACCAGGCGGAAATCGATCTTGCGCCCGTCCAGATCGACGCGGCTCACCTGCACCCGCACGCGGGTGCCGATGGCATAGCGAATGCCGGTCCGTTCGCCGCGCAGTTCCTGGCGCATCTCGTCGAACTTGAAGTATTCGCCGCCGAGTTCGGTGATGTGCACCAGCCCCTCGACATACATGGCGTCCAGCGTCACGAAGATGCCGAACGTGGTGGCCGCAGTGACCACGCCGCCGTACTCCTCGCCCAGGTGCTCGCGCATGTACTTGCACTTGAGCCATGCCTCGACGTCGCGGCTGGCTTCGTCGGCACGGCGCTCGTTGGCGCTGCAATGCAGGCCGGCCGCTTCCCAGGCCAGCACTTCCTTGGTGGGCGCAACCGTGGCCTTCTGCGGCTTGGTGGTAGGCGCCTTGACGCGCGAAGCCAACCGCTTGGCGAGCTTGGCATGCGCCTCTCCCGGCGTCGGCAGCATCGGCAGCTGATAGCGTGTCTTGCCGAGAATCGCCTTGATCACGCGGTGCACCAGCAGGTCCGGGTAGCGCCGGATCGGGCTTGTGAAGTGCGTGTAGGCCTCGTAGGCCAGGCCGAAGTGGCCGCTGTTGATGGGCGTGTAGATCGCCTGCTGCATCGAGCGAAGCAGCATGGTGTGGATCTGCTGCGCGTCGGGGCGTTCCTTGGTGGCTTCGGCAATCGCCTGGAACTCGCCCGGCCGCGGGTCGTCGGTAATGCTCAACCCGACGCCCATGGCCTTCAGGTAGCCGCGCAGAATTTCTTTCTTCTCGGGTGTCGGGCCTTCGTGCACGCGGAACAGGCCCGGGTGCTTGCCTTCGGCGATGAAGTCGGCGCTGCACACGTTGGCCGCGAGCATGGCTTCTTCAATGAGGCGGTGCGCCTCGTTGCGCGTGCGCGGCACGATCTTCTCGATGCGGCCTGCGTCGTCGCAAATGATCTGCGTCTCGGTGGTTTCGAAGTCGACTGCGCCGCGCTTGCCGCGCTGCTTGAGCAGGGCCTTGTAGACGTCGGCCAGGTTCAGCAGGTCCTTCACCCGGTCCTTGCGCTTGGCCGCCTCGGGGCCGCGCGTATTGCCAAGGATGGCGGCCACTTCGGTATAGGTGAAGCGCGCATGGCTGAACATCACCGCCGGGTAGAACTGATAGGCGTAAATCTCGCCGTCGGCAGCCACGAGCATGTCGCACACCATGCACAGGCGCTCGACTTCGGGGTTCAGCGAACACAAGCCGTTCGAAAGCTTTTCC containing:
- a CDS encoding phosphatidate cytidylyltransferase; the encoded protein is MLKQRILTAIVLLAILLPALFYPSHVPFACVMLVLIGAAAWEWGRLNGYGQQLSVFLGLETVALCALSWWLGLLERPLMLMWLLASAAWVLGGAALLRVAVPGWPRIPRGLRLVGGLLALWVAWLAAVQARMVGINFLLSILVLVWVADVFAYFAGRAFGLKFTRGKLAPAISPGKSWEGVWGGMAGVVVLAFAWVWADRAAGATVASLYTRLHERGWWLLLVGVVFLAAMSVVGDLVESLIKRSAGAKDSSRLLPGHGGVLDRVDALLPALPIAMMLASL
- the uppS gene encoding polyprenyl diphosphate synthase, which produces MASSLPQIPHHIAIVMDGNGRWATRRFLPRVAGHKQGVESLRRCVRACVDRSVGVLTVFAFSSENWNRPPEEVSGLMEIMVGALAREVPKLSRDGVRLHFVGERAGLSKKMVQGLVDAEEATAQNTKLVLNVCFNYGGRWDIARAAAKLAEQGEPLTEANLDRAMALAHVPDPDLLIRTGGEQRLSNFLLWQSAYAELFFSNKLWPEFDEAELDAGIAAFQVRERRFGKTSAQVTAGSDSTSDRQLA
- the frr gene encoding ribosome recycling factor produces the protein MTTPTIAEIRSTTDAKMNQSLAAFQNNLTKIRTGRANSALLDSIHVEYYGSQVPLSQVANVSVLDSRTISVQPWEKGMGAKIEKAIRESDLGLNPASMGDLIRVPLPAMSEERRKEMTKLVRNEGESAKIATRNLRRDANEAVKKLVKEKLASEDDQKRAEAEIQKVTDRHIAEIDRLVAAKEAEIMAV
- the pyrH gene encoding UMP kinase translates to MSDPRPAHKRILLKLSGEALMGDDAFGINRATIVRMVEEVAEVVNMGVEVAVVIGGGNIFRGVAGGSVGMDRATADYMGMLATVMNSLALADAMNKQGLVARVMSAIAIEQVVEPYVRPKALQYLEEGKVVVFAAGTGNPFFTTDTAAALRGAEIGAELVLKATKVDGVYSADPKTHPDATRYSTLTFDEAIAQNLGIMDATAFALCRDQKLPIKVFSIFKNGALKRVVMGEDEGTLVHA
- the tsf gene encoding translation elongation factor Ts, giving the protein MAAITASMVGELRAKTDAPMMECKKALTEADGNMEKAEELLRIKLGNKAGKASGRITAEGVVTAFVEGSAGGMIEINCETDFVTKNDSFLAMANAAAMLVAKNNPADIAALGALPYEQDGFGPTLEDVRKGLIGKIGENMSFRRFKHFAGNGKLASYLHGTRIGVMVEFEGDETSAKDVAMHIAAMKPVAISAADVPADLIEKERAVAKGKADEDRKTAEAEGKKPQPDDIVAKRIEGGVQKYLKEVSLHNQPFVKNDKQTVEQMLKAANTTIKGFTLYVVGEGIEKKVDDFAAEVAAQVAAAKAAA
- the rpsB gene encoding 30S ribosomal protein S2 translates to MSTTMREMLEAGVHFGHQTRFWNPKMAPFIFGHRNKIHIINLEKSLPMFQDAMKYARQLTANRGTILMVGTKRQAREIVAAEARRAGVPFVDTRWLGGMLTNFKTVKTSIKRLKDMKAQQEAGLESLSKKEQLTFTREIEKLEKDIGGIQDMTALPDAIFVIDVGFHKIAVAEAKKLGIPLIGVVDSNHSPEGIDYVIPGNDDSSKAVTLYARGIADAIIEGRNSATGDVVKAIAEGSDEFVEVEEGASA
- a CDS encoding amidase, which translates into the protein MNDLHAARLNLLAGGSDARTEMERAIEISESPVCNHVFTRTLFDEARRQADRPALQSRLSGLAFTAKDLFDIEGQPTPAGSVVLSHAPAAKADAVAVARLRAAGGVLTGRTNMTEFAFSGVGVNPHHGTPANVSDSATPRIPGGSSSGAAISVATGAAFIGLGSDTGGSIRIPAALNGIVGFKSTARLVPADGALPLSTTLDTVCAMTRSVRDAVTAHEILAARRVTAGAAALGAYRLAVVKNVFFDDIEPAVARAFEGALRALRAAGAQIEEIELPELAQLQAINATGGFSAAESYAWHRLLLERSGAGYDPRVAQRILKGAGMKAHEYIDLLNARHAWIARVEAALAPYDAVLSPTVPITAPPIASVAPGAEHDDEFFRINALLLRNPSIVNMLDGCAISLPCHAAGELPVGLMLWHAALHDDAVLAIALQTEHALRRQ
- a CDS encoding D-amino acid dehydrogenase — translated: MKIAIVGAGIIGVTTAWELASDGHEVSVFERRGAAAEEASFANAGVVAPGYVTPWAAPGMRAKVLRSLLSSHGAIKLRWPLNSRDIGWMSRWQKACKLETYLANRARMQRLAFYSRTRLHAVTEARELSYERSDGYLVLLRSKREKKLVQPGLDVLRAAGSVFREVDADEARRIEPALSTDTALAGAIYLPEDEVANCRQFALLLKWEAEALGAQFHFNCDIAPLSRADPTSVSLASGSPPLRFDAVVVCAGLASAALVRPLGLRIPLAPIYGHSISAPIRESLNAPRSAVMDERYKVAISRLGQRVRVAGSAEIGGSLSTMNPSAVQTLYKVLHDWFPGAVTLQSGVQQWKGARPMLPDGPPVLGASGVPGVWLNLGHGSSGWALSCGSARVVADLIGGRDAGVDLEGLGVERLHLS
- a CDS encoding NAD(P)H-hydrate dehydratase, which gives rise to MQRITSDTVADLFDIAATRRIEQAAAAALPGHTLMHRAGLAVARLAMAVAPHARTVWIACGPGNNGGDGFEAAAQLQHRGFLPIVTFAGDESRLPPDAKASLQRARDAGVIFSPKPPAAYGLAIDALLGIGATRPVENAMAEWLRQMHATTQPVLSVDVPSGLNADTGVSSIAPHSGAASPRFCVTFLTLKPGLFTAQGRDAAGTVWFDDLGCGAGIAEQPAARLAGRPTAPPRSHASHKGSYGDVAVIGGAPGMAGAALLAGSAALHAGAGRVFVGLLDPSAAPVDLAQPELMLRDADALDLSGMTAVCGCGGGADVRAVLPRVLATAAALVLDADALNAIAGDSALQAQLASRSRRGKPTVITPHPLEAARLLDCTAADIQADRLAAAGELASRYGAVAVLKGSGTVIADNSGAPPVINPTGNAALATAGTGDVLAGMIGAAMASKQSPFEAAQSAVWRHGHIADTWPADATPLTAGALARQAPG
- a CDS encoding SDR family oxidoreductase, translating into MSVENNKGRIAIVTGAGSGIGRAAALALLADGWSVALAGRRPEPLEQVAEESGAGARAFAVPTDVANAESVQALFAAVVERFGRVDLLFNNAGVGNPPGPFEDWTPEQWRGVVDINLNGMFFCIQQAFRTMKAQTPRGGRIINNGSISATAPRPNSPAYTATKHAVEGLTKTASLDGRKYDIAVGQIDVGNAMTELAARMAKGVPQANGELAIEPLMDVKIVGQSVLYMANLPLEANVLFHTVMATKMPFVGRG